A genomic stretch from Limanda limanda chromosome 11, fLimLim1.1, whole genome shotgun sequence includes:
- the rpp25l gene encoding ribonuclease P protein subunit p25-like protein, whose protein sequence is MENYSKARTSEQPSVCPFPGLPPDTPEVRVKDGSKIRNLLRYALSRVETPPRAAGETGCPAPEEGGVAVEGQQEAPGPPLCKQIVFTASGKGVSKAITCAEIVKRRVKGLHQLTRLLYSAVVEVWEPLEPGAGLDSLTVNRNLPAIWILLSRDPPDCGQPGYQAPGRYDALWAQAANREEGGGPPAQKPAQRRKRGGGGGGEGSSGGRGRGRSLGRKTVRSRDAAK, encoded by the coding sequence atggAGAACTACAGTAAAGCTCGCACGTCGGAGCAGCCGTCCGTCTGTCCGTTCCCCGGCCTCCCCCCCGACACGCCAGAGGTCCGGGTCAAAGACGGCAGCAAGATCCGCAACCTGCTGCGCTACGCCCTGAGCCGCGTGGAGACCCCCCCCCGAGCCGCCGGAGAGACGGGCTGCCCGGCGCCGGAGGAGGGAGGCGTGGCCGTGGAGGGCCAACAGGAAGCCCCGGGCCCGCCCCTCTGCAAACAGATCGTCTTCACGGCGAGTGGAAAAGGCGTCTCCAAGGCCATCACCTGCGCTGAGATCGTGAAGCGGCGTGTGAAGGGGCTGCACCAGCTGACCCGGCTGCTGTACAGCGCCGTGGTGGAGGTGTGGGAGCCGCTGGAGCCCGGCGCCGGCCTGGACAGCCTGACCGTCAACCGCAACCTGCCCGCCATCTGGATCCTCCTCTCCAGAGACCCGCCGGACTGTGGCCAGCCCGGGTACCAGGCGCCCGGGAGGTACGACGCCCTGTGGGCTCAGGCTGCtaacagggaggaggggggcggCCCCCCCGCTCAGAAACCAGCACagcggaggaagagaggggggggaggggggggcgaagGCAGCAGTGGAGGCCGAGGCCGGGGGAGGAGCCTCGGGCGCAAGACTGTTCGATCCAGAGATGCAGCGAAATGA